The Holosporales bacterium genome contains the following window.
TTGTGAGGCAGCTGACCGTACCCACCACTGGTTTTGTGCCCTGGATAGTATGGATAAGGCTTGCGACGCCTGAGCAGAGCGGCTATGCGGCTTTCTTCTGGTAAGCATTTTACCTGCACGCGAAAGACCCCCTTATCGTATCCTTTAAGGATCTTGGCAACCCCTAAAGAAACATCGATGATGCGGCTTTTAGGCTTGAAAAATGGCCCCCTGTCATTCACCAGAACTTTTATACTTCTCCCATTTTCTAAATTAGTTATCCTTACAACGCAGGGCAGCGGCAATGTCTTATGCGCGGCGCTAAGCCTTCTGCAATCAAACCTCATCCCACTTGCTGTTAAGTTACCATGCGCCTCGTACCCATACCAGGACGCATATCCTACAGCGTTATATCTGTAGTGCATTTGCGGACGATATAGGGTTCTTCTGTCGACGTAAGGCCGCTCGCTTCCCGCGTGCCAGGGGCCTTTTTTGGAGATTCTAAAGGACCTGTACGGTGAGCATGAGGTCAAAATCAGCGCAAGGAAAATCCCCTGTAAAAGCAACCTCGAACGACAGGTATGAATGCTGAGTGTCTGTAATAATGTCATTTTCAGGAATACAAGCACACTATTCATGCTTAATCAAGCAAATTAGCGCGCCAAATAGGCAAGGCTATTGCTGATTGCCAGCAATCAATTCAAGATCTTCTTCGGTGTAGTCCAGCTTATAACTTTTTGCTGCATCGAAAACAGTTAGTATATTATCAAAAACTGAGCAATATCCGTCCGATACTGGGATCGTCTCGACCTCATTGCCGTTTTTGATAACGACGTTGCCGGCAGTAATTTTGGCGAAGTAAGGTATGTGATTTGCCAGAATCCCAACTTGCCCCTCTGTTGTGGGCAGTAAAACCATAGAGGCCTCTCCCTCAAACACAGGCGCTTTATCAGAGAAAACCTGCACCGTGAAACTGCCGCTCATACACTTACTTATAGGTAACCAACCTGATTATAGACCTTGATACCCGGCTTACAAAGTGAAATTTGGCGCCTTTGATAGATTTTGAAATTAGAAATCCAAATCGCGGTAGTATGATGGGGGTGGAACGGCCGGCACGTGATCATCCAGGATAGGCCTAAAGCTGGGGCGTGATTTGACCTTTGCATACCATTCTTTGACAACCGGATGCTTCGACCAGGATATTGCACCTATATAATCCAAGCAGGATATATGCCCGGCCGCCACTAGATCCGCAAGTGACAACTCTGTTCCCGCAAGGTAATTCCTGCCCTCTAGCAAGCTTGCGATGTAGGCGAAGTGCCGGTCCATATTACAGTTGGCCCTTCTGATTACTGACGAGTCTGGAACGCCTTCGTGCAGGTTGCGCTTCATGGTCTTTTCGTAAAGCATCATGTGAGAAACCTCGCTGTAAAACGTCTGATTAAACCAATCGCTTAATCTGCGTATTTCAAGCATTTGCTGAAAATCTTGACCAATCAGCTTGGTTCCTGAATCATATTTTCGGTTAAGATAATCAACAATTGCGCCGTTTCCTGCAATGATTTCACCAGTTGCGTCAACCAAAAGCGGAACCTGTCCGCTGGGATGTATGCTGGTGAATTCTGGCCTGTGCTCCCAATATCTTTCGACAATCAGGGCATACTCCAGCCCCTTTTCGCCCAGCACGAGCCGTACAGTTCTGCAAAAAGGACATAACCAATAGTGATAAAGTGAACGCATTTCACATATATCGTACCTACTTAAGAATAAAGCAATAATATGCTAAAAGCATAATATTTGATTAAACGTTTCAAATGGATACGTTACAAGCCATAGTAACCGGGGCGATTCAGGGGATAACCGAGTTTATTCCGGTCAGCTCCTCAGCGCATTTAGCAGGGCTGCCGCTCATCATGAAATGGTCGGATCCAGGACACGCGGCAGATGTATTTTTGCATTTTGGCTCGCTATTTGCGGTGTTCGTGGTGTTTTGGAAAGATATTGCGCTTATTTTAAAGGGCGCTTTGCATATCGTCACTCGCCAAGCCAGCGATCAAAGGACGTATGCTTTATCGCTGTTAACCGCCAGCATACCCACCATTGTGGTATTCGGCATTGTAGAGGTCTTCTTCCCGCTTAGGATAAATTCGCTGATGTTTATTGCCTCAAACTCCATACTTTTTGGTGTGCTGCTGTGGCTGGCAGATCGCCGGTCAACGTCGCCTAGCAAACAAGTATCCTGTAAAGACGCGCTTATTGTAGGATTTTTTCAAGTATTTTCAATTATTCCAGGCGCAAGCAGGTTAGGGACATGCCTGACAGGTATGCGTATATTGGGCTATGACAGGATTACTTCTTTTAGATTTTCCATTTTAATGTCAATTATTCCCGTCGCTGGGGCGGTTTTTCTTAAAGCTTTAAAAGTTTTATTTTCCGTTGTGTCTCTGCCTTGGGACGGAATGATATTGTCATGCTTGGTAGCATTCGCTTTTGGTATATTGACTTTAAAAGTGGTACTGGCATGGCTTAAGAATGGATCGTTTTTGCCGTTTGTCTTGTATAGAATAGGCCTTGGGGCAGCGCTTATCGGCCTATATACGGCGGCCTTTTAGCATGAAAAAAGTCAGAAAAGCAATATTTCCTGTCGGAGGCATGGGAACCAGGTTTTTGCCGGCGACCAAGGCTATGCCAAAAGAAATGCTGCCGGTTATTGACAAGCCGCTTATTCAGTACGCCGTCGAAGAAGCGCTCGACGCCGGGATAGAGGAGCTTATATTCATAACTGGCCGAGGAAAAACCGCGATAGAAGACCACTTTGACTACAGCATTGAGCTTGAGTCGATGCTGGCAGCCAGAGGAAATGATCGGTTTATAGATGAAGTCAACAAGCTGATCCTGCCTGTCGGCCGAGTATATTACGTAAGACAACAAAAACCGCTGGGGCTTGGGCATGCTGTGTGGTGTGCCCGAAATTTGATCGGCGACGAGCCGTTTGCCGTAATCCTAGCGGACGATCTTATATTTGGACAGAATTGTCTGAAAGAATTAGTCTCGGCCTGTAATAACGGCAATGTGGTGGCTGTAATGCGCGTAGGTCCCGAACAAGTCGATAAATACGGTATATTGGACACAGATGCTTGCTCAGGCAACGTCGTTAAAGCCAAAGGCGTGGTCGAGAAACCAAAGGTAGGCACGGCCCCGTCTAATGTTGCGGTAATTGGGCGCTATATCCTTTATCCAGAGGTATTTTGTCATTTGGAGAATGCAAATACAGGCATTAATGGCGAAATTCAACTAACAGATGCTATAAATTCCATGACACAAACTACAAGCCTGCATGGCGTTTTCTTCTCCGGCACTCGTTTTGATTGTGGGACAAAGGAAGGGATGGTACAGTCCACTATATACAGCGCGCTCAACAGGAAAGAGCTGGCGGATAGTACGCTCAGCTACATGAGGGATTTAATTAAAACGGAGACAAAATGAAGGTCACAATGGTTGGTACGGGCTACGTTGGCCTGGTTACTGGGACGTGCTTGTCATCT
Protein-coding sequences here:
- a CDS encoding septal ring lytic transglycosylase RlpA family protein, translated to MTLLQTLSIHTCRSRLLLQGIFLALILTSCSPYRSFRISKKGPWHAGSERPYVDRRTLYRPQMHYRYNAVGYASWYGYEAHGNLTASGMRFDCRRLSAAHKTLPLPCVVRITNLENGRSIKVLVNDRGPFFKPKSRIIDVSLGVAKILKGYDKGVFRVQVKCLPEESRIAALLRRRKPYPYYPGHKTSGGYGQLPHKIPYIPLLNEKGSRAIVYSSVRQPSPTASNAHTKGCNSARAPQVPRRKTGIDKLLEGM
- a CDS encoding glutathione S-transferase family protein; the protein is MRSLYHYWLCPFCRTVRLVLGEKGLEYALIVERYWEHRPEFTSIHPSGQVPLLVDATGEIIAGNGAIVDYLNRKYDSGTKLIGQDFQQMLEIRRLSDWFNQTFYSEVSHMMLYEKTMKRNLHEGVPDSSVIRRANCNMDRHFAYIASLLEGRNYLAGTELSLADLVAAGHISCLDYIGAISWSKHPVVKEWYAKVKSRPSFRPILDDHVPAVPPPSYYRDLDF
- a CDS encoding undecaprenyl-diphosphate phosphatase, which codes for MDTLQAIVTGAIQGITEFIPVSSSAHLAGLPLIMKWSDPGHAADVFLHFGSLFAVFVVFWKDIALILKGALHIVTRQASDQRTYALSLLTASIPTIVVFGIVEVFFPLRINSLMFIASNSILFGVLLWLADRRSTSPSKQVSCKDALIVGFFQVFSIIPGASRLGTCLTGMRILGYDRITSFRFSILMSIIPVAGAVFLKALKVLFSVVSLPWDGMILSCLVAFAFGILTLKVVLAWLKNGSFLPFVLYRIGLGAALIGLYTAAF
- the galU gene encoding UTP--glucose-1-phosphate uridylyltransferase GalU, coding for MKKVRKAIFPVGGMGTRFLPATKAMPKEMLPVIDKPLIQYAVEEALDAGIEELIFITGRGKTAIEDHFDYSIELESMLAARGNDRFIDEVNKLILPVGRVYYVRQQKPLGLGHAVWCARNLIGDEPFAVILADDLIFGQNCLKELVSACNNGNVVAVMRVGPEQVDKYGILDTDACSGNVVKAKGVVEKPKVGTAPSNVAVIGRYILYPEVFCHLENANTGINGEIQLTDAINSMTQTTSLHGVFFSGTRFDCGTKEGMVQSTIYSALNRKELADSTLSYMRDLIKTETK